A genomic stretch from Erigeron canadensis isolate Cc75 chromosome 9, C_canadensis_v1, whole genome shotgun sequence includes:
- the LOC122583675 gene encoding protein FAR1-RELATED SEQUENCE 5-like — protein sequence MKVKSGARQSMAKPWWSRAEPADHPLCNPTTPFGATVAPKGVLGYDNISARFESTTPLGATVAPKEVMDCLEEIFLNPNAPEGVNDEFVYEEPDDEFESPDVRDEFDYDHDVFDTHIDLVDWAQRTTKELGYVLVTRRSNVTKGGEVKKVVLICNRGGKKDKRSTGAPKGSTKIDCPFKLVGRLTKDHSWWVEVIDHRHNHPSARNLEGIAYARRLTDVQKEFVDEKALLGFGPNSIRDQLKDAFPGILTRSQDISNYLRQHRLKHAQQRGETRMQIVLQLLSDHQYTYQYTTDSKTGCLTNLFFVHPTSLDIWRAFPWIIEIDATYKTNVYNMPLVEIVGVTPTGKTFSIAHALIENEQHAAYTWVLQCLRSTLEEGFVVRVALTDRDLALMKANTHLEEY from the exons ATGAAGGTTAAgagcggagcccgtcaatccatggcgaaGCCATGGTGGTCAAGGGCGGAACCC GCCGACCACCCCTTatgtaacccgaccaccccttttggagcgacagtcgctcctaaaggggtatTAGGATACGACAACATTTCTGCACGATTCGAATCTAccacccctttaggagcgacagtcgctcctaaagaggTG atggATTGCTTGGAGGAAATTTTCTTAAATCCAAATGCGCCGGAAGGTGTAAATGACGAGTTTGTGTACGAAGAGCCCGATGACGAATTTGAATCCCCAGATGTCCGTGATGAATTTGATTACGATCACGAT gTGTTTGACACACACATAGATTTGGTAGACTGGGCTCAAAGAACGACAAAggagcttggttatgtgttagtAACACGAAGATCAAATGTCACAAAAGGCGGAGAAGTTAAAAAGGTGGTCCTTATTTGCAACCGTGGTGGAAAAAAAGATAAGCGGTCAACCGGGGCACCCAAAGGGAGTACCAAAATTGACTGTCCATTCAAATTGGTAGGCCGTCTGACAAAGGACCATAGTTGGTGGGTTGAAGTTATAGATCACCGACATAACCATCCATCAGCTCGTAATTTGGAAGGTATTGCGTACGCAAGACGACTAACCgatgttcaaaaagaatttgtggACGAAAAGGCGTTGCTAGGTTTTGGGCCAAATAGCATAAGGGACCAATTGAAGGATGCATTTCCCGGCATCTTGACTCGTTCACAAGACATTTCTAACTACCTGCGGCAACACCGGCTAAAGCACGCCCAACAACGAGGGGAAACTCGAATGCAG ATCGTGCTCCAATTACTATCTGACCATCAGTACACGTATCAGTACACGACGGATAGCAAAACCGGATGTTTGACCAATCTCTTTTTCGTAcatcctacatcacttgacATATGGCGTGCATTTCCTTGGATCATTGAAATAGACGCCACGTATAAAACCAACGTTTACAACATGCCGCTTGTTGAGATTGTGGGTGTCACTCCAACTGGCAAGACATTCAGCATTGCGCACGCACTTATTGAAAATGAGCAACATGCGGCATACACATGGGTGTTACAGTGCTTGAGGTCGACGCTCGAAGAAGGGTTCGTCGTGCGTGTGGCACTCACTGATCGGGATCTGGCCCTCATGAAAGCG